The Halomonas sp. KG2 genome contains a region encoding:
- a CDS encoding OmpA family protein, with translation MLDRDSRHALELPTVPGEGDEGWLTSYLDVLTLLITLFVLLLALTPPGGGEAFDRDRMHSVSAITSLPLASLATGIHPRHSGLKPRMTELNIPGVSVSQGEEGVTLRIDDSLLFPSGDAVLTPQGQDVLESLLAVLASFEGQISVEGHTDNVPIATSRFPSNWDLSVGRAIAVVQHLERQGVAISRMRAVGYADTQPMESNATPEGRSANRRVELLLRQQTEG, from the coding sequence ATGCTAGATCGTGATTCACGGCACGCGTTGGAATTGCCCACTGTGCCAGGAGAGGGCGATGAAGGTTGGCTAACGAGCTATTTAGACGTATTAACGCTGTTAATCACGCTATTTGTCTTACTGCTTGCGTTGACGCCGCCGGGGGGAGGGGAAGCCTTTGACCGTGATAGAATGCATTCTGTAAGTGCTATCACCTCGCTTCCGTTGGCCAGCTTAGCAACCGGTATTCATCCTCGGCACAGCGGGCTCAAGCCGCGAATGACTGAGCTTAATATCCCCGGGGTTAGTGTCTCTCAAGGTGAAGAAGGTGTTACGCTGCGCATCGACGACAGCTTGCTTTTCCCTAGTGGTGATGCCGTACTAACGCCCCAGGGGCAAGATGTGTTAGAAAGCCTTCTGGCAGTGTTAGCATCCTTTGAGGGGCAAATTTCAGTAGAAGGGCATACGGATAATGTTCCTATTGCTACCTCTCGCTTCCCCTCAAATTGGGATCTCTCGGTTGGGCGCGCCATTGCGGTGGTCCAGCATCTTGAGCGCCAGGGAGTTGCTATTTCACGTATGCGGGCAGTCGGTTACGCCGATACCCAACCCATGGAAAGTAACGCAACACCGGAAGGTAGATCCGCCAACCGGCGCGTTGAACTGTTGCTAAGGCAGCAGACTGAGGGGTAA
- a CDS encoding diguanylate cyclase produces MSKHHSLLQSFGALLVLDADCRRIQAFSSNFVELLRVSLPEGHLATLSSVLGKRLSQRVRYELQGQQRLPGPLTFKCPARSNRFQLHAYRAGAHVLVEIEPLHTLGKQRLLGTVNERLMRLAEATHQEELLDYLVMSVQELTGHDRVSVCHFDSDWHGLIVAESLAKGRAQSSVELAAVRLPALLGQRFPAKDFPIALRRAYERHPVRLIQDVAAPYEHLLPASAVVDVSDSFLRAPAPERQQYLQRLGVRGALSVAMQGDTGLWGLLFCHSAAAYPVAPPVRDAVRTLVQMATQRLLLLRARQEARYLQRVQDSLVLSSNNRLKPQGPYQLFAEHAETWKSLFRANGVALWVKGSIYQSGNTPKPEAIGQLVTRIEKSHIHSGPWCTQETAKEPLTCSLDMLEQSGVLAVPLPTDPAQRGWLMFFRPEQVETLYWAMQPSSASLPPMMMSPSDAWCEEVTGKSEAWQRVERLAAMDLGEDLTLAISAYEISTLNMHLERERKALAEANQRLEQLAHFDPLTQVWNRYRIEQAIDAELVAAKRYGAAFALLLFDVDHFKQINDTLGHSVGDDVLISLARMVEGSLRGCDHLGRWGGEEFVVLATHSSMEAAEGLAERLRGLVATLQVKGLGQPITVSIGVAVWQPDDSCKTIIARADAAMYRAKHNGRNRVEIAEKSVQ; encoded by the coding sequence GTGTCGAAGCATCACTCGCTACTACAGTCGTTCGGTGCATTACTGGTGCTCGATGCTGACTGTCGGCGCATACAGGCATTTAGTAGCAACTTTGTTGAATTGCTGAGAGTAAGCCTTCCTGAAGGGCATCTCGCAACGCTCTCCAGCGTTCTAGGCAAGCGCTTAAGCCAGCGCGTACGCTACGAGCTACAAGGTCAGCAGCGTTTGCCGGGGCCACTCACCTTTAAGTGTCCCGCTCGATCAAACCGTTTCCAGTTACATGCTTACCGTGCCGGTGCGCATGTGTTAGTTGAGATAGAGCCCCTTCATACCCTCGGTAAGCAGCGTTTGCTTGGCACGGTGAACGAACGCCTGATGCGCTTAGCGGAAGCGACCCATCAAGAAGAGCTACTTGATTACCTAGTGATGTCGGTACAAGAATTAACCGGACATGACCGGGTGTCTGTATGCCATTTCGATAGCGACTGGCATGGTTTGATCGTGGCCGAGTCATTAGCTAAAGGGCGCGCTCAGTCGAGTGTCGAATTGGCGGCAGTTCGTTTGCCTGCCTTGTTAGGGCAACGCTTTCCCGCCAAAGACTTCCCTATTGCACTACGACGCGCCTATGAGCGCCATCCGGTGCGGCTGATCCAAGATGTTGCAGCACCCTATGAGCACTTACTGCCGGCGAGTGCGGTGGTAGATGTAAGTGACAGCTTCTTGCGTGCCCCGGCCCCTGAGCGCCAACAGTACTTACAGCGACTTGGCGTGCGCGGCGCATTAAGCGTGGCCATGCAGGGAGATACCGGCCTGTGGGGGCTGCTATTCTGCCACTCGGCAGCGGCTTACCCCGTAGCGCCGCCCGTACGAGATGCGGTACGCACCTTGGTGCAAATGGCTACGCAGCGGCTGTTACTGCTGAGAGCTCGCCAAGAGGCGCGCTATTTGCAGCGCGTACAAGATAGCCTGGTGCTTTCAAGCAATAATCGCTTAAAGCCTCAGGGGCCTTATCAGCTGTTTGCGGAGCATGCCGAGACATGGAAGTCGCTCTTTCGTGCCAATGGCGTTGCGTTATGGGTGAAGGGCAGTATCTATCAATCAGGCAATACGCCCAAGCCGGAAGCGATCGGCCAGTTGGTCACGCGGATTGAAAAATCCCATATCCATAGTGGGCCATGGTGTACCCAAGAGACAGCCAAAGAGCCGCTAACATGCTCTTTAGACATGCTAGAGCAGAGTGGAGTACTCGCCGTGCCGCTGCCTACCGACCCTGCTCAGCGCGGCTGGCTGATGTTTTTTCGTCCTGAGCAAGTGGAAACGCTCTACTGGGCGATGCAACCCTCTTCTGCATCCCTGCCACCTATGATGATGTCGCCTTCTGACGCGTGGTGCGAGGAGGTCACAGGAAAAAGCGAAGCCTGGCAACGGGTTGAGCGGCTAGCCGCGATGGATCTAGGGGAAGATTTAACGCTGGCCATTTCTGCTTATGAGATCAGCACGCTCAATATGCATCTGGAGCGCGAGCGTAAAGCGCTGGCAGAAGCGAATCAGCGGTTAGAGCAGCTGGCACATTTTGACCCGCTCACTCAGGTGTGGAACCGCTACCGCATCGAGCAGGCTATTGATGCAGAACTGGTAGCCGCAAAACGCTATGGGGCGGCTTTCGCGCTGTTGTTATTTGACGTCGACCATTTTAAACAGATCAATGACACCCTCGGCCATAGCGTGGGAGATGATGTGCTGATTTCGCTAGCCCGCATGGTGGAAGGTTCACTGCGGGGCTGTGATCATTTGGGGCGCTGGGGAGGGGAAGAGTTTGTGGTATTGGCGACCCACTCCAGTATGGAAGCCGCTGAAGGGCTTGCTGAACGATTACGTGGGCTAGTGGCAACACTGCAGGTGAAGGGCTTGGGCCAACCGATAACGGTCAGCATCGGTGTCGCAGTATGGCAGCCCGATGATAGCTGCAAGACTATCATCGCCCGGGCCGATGCTGCGATGTACCGAGCTAAACATAATGGGCGTAACCGCGTTGAAATTGCTGAAAAAAGCGTGCAGTGA
- a CDS encoding adenosylcobalamin-dependent ribonucleoside-diphosphate reductase, which yields MSTAAKAMKTSNDVPLQVPSKDIWDAKYRLKDRHSQPVDQDVGATFERVARALAAVEGDNANEWLPKFRWALENGAIPAGRILSNAGAEAYKPAVSLINCTVSRTIRDSMRDILDSVVDAGMTLKSGAGIGYDFSTLRHKGAFVFGAGAGTNGPLAFMDIYDKMCFTVASAGGRRGAQMGTFDVGHPDVREFIQAKREAGRLRQFNLSLLITDEFMEAVKHNADWPLAFPLHPGEKDDVKAGDLIYRDWPVIEEGYTVDNEGRVACRVVEVIKARELWDTIMSSTYDYAEPGFILIDQVNRMNNNWFCEDIRATNPCGEQPLPPEGACLLGSVNLTKFVIEPFSDKPRFDWERYRKVVAIFTRMLDNVVEIAGLPLPQQQREIEAKRRHGMGFLGLGSTMTMLKIPYGSQASLAFTEEVSRHLALEGWKQALELSKEKGMAPVLEQEHTITPKMMRERPQLAADGYEVGDNVPGRILHARYSQYMAKVAELDPELVTQLAEHGARFTHHSSIAPTGTISLSMGNNASNGIEPSFSHRYFRNIIQSGKKTKEQVEVVSFELAAYRHFIAADAVESDLPDYFITADSVSPEQHVAVQAAAQQWIDSAISKTVNVPTEFPFEKFQDLYLQAYESRLKGCTTFRFNPEAFQGVLVREDDLKNTTYVFELENGETLELAGDETVVYDGEEHNAANLFDALKEGTYGKW from the coding sequence ATGAGCACCGCAGCAAAGGCTATGAAGACTTCGAATGACGTCCCACTACAGGTTCCCTCAAAAGATATCTGGGATGCTAAATATCGGTTAAAAGATCGCCATAGCCAACCTGTTGATCAGGATGTGGGTGCTACCTTTGAGCGTGTCGCACGAGCGTTAGCGGCGGTTGAAGGTGACAATGCTAACGAGTGGCTGCCAAAATTCCGCTGGGCGTTAGAAAACGGCGCTATTCCTGCCGGACGAATCCTTTCCAATGCGGGCGCTGAAGCCTACAAACCTGCGGTCAGCCTGATTAACTGCACGGTTTCGCGCACTATTCGCGACTCTATGCGCGATATTCTTGACTCCGTCGTTGATGCTGGCATGACGTTGAAGTCTGGCGCCGGTATTGGCTACGACTTTTCGACGCTGCGCCATAAGGGAGCATTTGTGTTTGGCGCGGGCGCTGGCACCAACGGGCCGCTGGCGTTTATGGATATCTACGACAAAATGTGTTTCACCGTGGCATCCGCAGGTGGTCGCCGAGGCGCTCAGATGGGCACCTTCGACGTTGGCCACCCTGATGTTCGTGAGTTTATCCAAGCTAAGCGAGAAGCCGGTCGTCTGCGCCAGTTTAACCTTAGCCTGTTGATAACCGACGAATTTATGGAAGCCGTGAAGCACAACGCCGACTGGCCGCTGGCGTTTCCATTGCACCCTGGTGAAAAAGACGATGTAAAAGCGGGCGATTTGATTTATCGCGACTGGCCCGTCATTGAAGAGGGCTATACGGTCGATAATGAAGGCCGCGTGGCTTGCCGTGTCGTTGAAGTCATTAAAGCGCGCGAGCTGTGGGACACTATTATGTCCTCGACCTATGACTACGCTGAACCTGGGTTTATTTTGATTGATCAAGTCAATCGCATGAACAACAACTGGTTCTGCGAGGATATCCGCGCGACCAACCCGTGTGGCGAGCAGCCGCTGCCGCCAGAAGGCGCTTGTCTGCTGGGATCGGTCAACTTGACCAAGTTTGTGATTGAGCCGTTTAGTGACAAGCCACGTTTTGATTGGGAACGCTACCGCAAGGTGGTAGCGATCTTCACGCGTATGCTCGATAACGTCGTGGAAATTGCTGGCTTGCCACTGCCGCAGCAACAGCGTGAGATTGAAGCCAAGCGCCGCCACGGCATGGGCTTTTTGGGGCTTGGTTCAACGATGACCATGCTTAAAATTCCCTATGGCTCCCAAGCGTCGCTGGCCTTTACCGAAGAAGTTAGCCGCCACCTCGCGCTGGAAGGCTGGAAGCAAGCGCTAGAGCTGTCTAAAGAGAAAGGCATGGCGCCTGTGCTTGAGCAAGAGCACACGATTACTCCGAAGATGATGCGTGAGCGCCCCCAACTCGCCGCCGATGGTTATGAAGTGGGTGATAACGTACCAGGACGCATCCTGCATGCCCGCTATAGCCAGTATATGGCGAAAGTGGCTGAGCTCGATCCTGAGTTGGTCACCCAGTTGGCGGAACATGGTGCACGCTTTACCCACCACAGCTCGATTGCGCCCACTGGCACGATTTCGCTGTCGATGGGTAATAACGCCTCCAACGGCATTGAACCCTCGTTCTCGCACCGTTATTTCCGCAATATCATTCAATCGGGTAAGAAAACCAAAGAGCAGGTTGAAGTTGTCTCGTTCGAGTTAGCCGCTTATCGTCACTTTATTGCCGCCGATGCGGTGGAAAGCGATTTACCCGACTACTTTATTACCGCAGATTCTGTGTCGCCTGAGCAGCACGTGGCCGTGCAGGCGGCCGCTCAGCAGTGGATCGACTCGGCAATCTCTAAAACAGTTAACGTGCCGACAGAGTTCCCGTTTGAGAAATTCCAGGACCTCTACCTACAGGCGTATGAGAGCCGCTTAAAAGGCTGCACTACATTCCGCTTCAACCCAGAAGCGTTTCAGGGCGTTCTGGTACGTGAAGATGATTTAAAAAACACCACCTACGTGTTTGAGCTGGAAAATGGCGAGACCTTAGAACTGGCCGGCGATGAAACGGTGGTCTACGACGGTGAAGAGCATAACGCCGCCAACCTGTTTGATGCCTTAAAAGAGGGCACCTACGGCAAATGGTAA
- a CDS encoding ribonucleoside-diphosphate reductase translates to MAVEITSKIVGYRIKQQEQTAPAPELPEEDPLTVRIPSRPEGTLEAVSEKISYVGAEGRKKVYLLVSFMPVEGVVGGRRVVIERPVEFFFPSGQLSSEHQWITATMRSLSLAARGGYVTQAVADLRKVAWDKGLVRCGMNRWNKPMFHDSEVAAIAWSIQQILYRRGFLDQDGNQVPVEMLVERYAHRMQHGHAWQPPVDELDTSPAVGDVEPIGGAAEQENAVKKPEGSGPAVVGNCPECRGELIMMDGCPTCYAGCGWSKCG, encoded by the coding sequence ATGGCTGTAGAAATTACCTCAAAAATCGTTGGTTACCGTATCAAGCAGCAGGAGCAAACAGCGCCTGCCCCTGAGCTTCCAGAAGAAGACCCGCTAACGGTCAGGATTCCTTCGCGTCCAGAGGGTACGTTAGAGGCGGTATCCGAAAAAATCTCTTATGTGGGGGCGGAAGGCCGCAAAAAAGTTTACCTGTTGGTCTCTTTTATGCCGGTAGAAGGCGTGGTGGGTGGCCGACGTGTGGTCATTGAGCGCCCGGTTGAGTTCTTTTTCCCATCAGGACAGCTTTCCAGCGAGCATCAATGGATTACGGCGACGATGCGTAGCCTTTCCCTTGCTGCGCGCGGGGGATATGTCACCCAGGCAGTGGCTGACCTGCGCAAAGTGGCGTGGGATAAAGGGTTGGTGCGCTGTGGTATGAACCGTTGGAACAAGCCAATGTTTCACGATTCCGAAGTGGCGGCGATTGCCTGGTCGATCCAGCAGATTCTTTATCGGCGTGGGTTCTTGGACCAGGATGGTAACCAAGTACCGGTAGAAATGTTGGTAGAGCGCTATGCGCATCGCATGCAGCATGGTCATGCATGGCAACCCCCGGTCGATGAGCTAGACACCAGCCCAGCGGTTGGCGACGTGGAGCCGATTGGCGGTGCCGCTGAGCAAGAAAACGCTGTAAAAAAGCCTGAAGGCAGTGGCCCGGCAGTCGTGGGTAACTGTCCTGAGTGTCGCGGTGAGCTTATTATGATGGATGGCTGCCCAACCTGCTATGCAGGCTGCGGCTGGTCTAAGTGCGGCTAA
- a CDS encoding Crp/Fnr family transcriptional regulator — MDQDKSCIISHFSHYCSLTEEEKTLLTELEESPTDIKAGSLLWEIDAPANEFCTLRSGWAYSYRHLENGDRQILEVFLPGDIIGLREFAFSKRLENVRMITDGVVCHFPHKRMLELFRQSLTLTSVMFAIGSRHQALLTERLVNLARRSARQKMAHFLHEMYLRLRQTNHDISEQFRLPLSQEQLADILGLSPVHVSRTFSALSEDGLVFRDRHNVTIPDLKALATEGEFDDCYLTDNVRPLLISV, encoded by the coding sequence GTGGATCAGGATAAAAGCTGCATTATTAGCCACTTCAGTCACTACTGCTCACTCACTGAAGAAGAAAAAACGCTATTAACCGAATTGGAAGAGAGTCCTACCGATATCAAAGCAGGATCGCTGCTGTGGGAAATTGATGCACCCGCGAATGAGTTTTGCACCTTGCGCAGTGGCTGGGCTTACTCGTATCGACATTTAGAAAACGGTGATCGGCAAATTCTGGAAGTATTTTTGCCTGGCGATATTATCGGTTTGCGAGAGTTTGCGTTTTCCAAGCGGCTGGAAAACGTGCGCATGATTACTGACGGCGTGGTCTGCCATTTTCCCCACAAGCGCATGCTAGAGCTATTTCGTCAGTCACTAACGCTGACCTCGGTGATGTTTGCCATTGGCAGTCGTCACCAAGCCCTACTCACGGAACGGCTGGTCAACTTAGCGCGGCGTAGTGCTAGGCAAAAAATGGCCCATTTCCTCCATGAAATGTACCTACGCTTACGCCAAACCAATCATGACATCAGCGAACAGTTCCGCTTGCCACTTTCTCAAGAACAGTTAGCCGATATTCTAGGTTTAAGCCCGGTTCATGTGAGCCGAACCTTTAGTGCATTGAGTGAAGATGGCTTGGTGTTCCGTGACCGCCATAACGTCACTATTCCCGATTTAAAGGCACTGGCTACCGAAGGGGAATTCGACGACTGCTATTTAACCGATAACGTCAGGCCACTACTTATTAGCGTCTGA
- the uvrA gene encoding excinuclease ABC subunit UvrA, whose translation MDSILVRGARTHNLKQIDVELPRDKLIVITGLSGSGKSSLAFDTLYAEGQRRYVESLSTYARQFLSMMEKPDVDHIEGLSPAISIEQKSTSHNPRSTVGTITEIYDYLRLLFARAGTPRCPEHGEELEAQTISQMVDQVMNLAEGTKLMLLAPVVKGRKGEHLQLLAELRAQGFVRVQIDGQVLELDDIAPLDKRKKHDISVVVDRFKVRDDIAQRLAESFETAINLADGTAMIHFMDGDQEDLAFSARFACPVCGYSLSELEPRMFSFNNPAGACPTCDGLGVQQYFDPDKLISHPELSLAEGVIKGWDRRNIYYFTQLQALAKHYQFELETPWVELASHEREIILNGSGSEQIPFVYVGDRGRKVTREHAFEGVLPNMQRRYRETESNMVRDDLAKYIAVQPCATCGGSRLRKESRHVFVDDHNIADIVHLPIGEAWRYFAELSLPGRKGEIADKIVNEIHARLEFLVNVGLDYLNLERSADTLSGGEAQRIRLASQIGAGLVGVMYILDEPSIGLHQRDNDRLLKTLERLRDLGNTVIVVEHDEDAIRAADHVLDIGPGAGVHGGEIVAQGTPQDVMDNPNSLTGQYLSGTREIAVPPYRIPGNPEKQLVVRGATGNNLQNVTLSLPLGLFIAVTGVSGSGKSTLINGTLMPIAARELNRATTLTPAPYEKVEGLDQLDKVIDIDQSPIGRTPRSNPATYTGIFTPIRELFAGTQEARSRGYKPGRFSFNVKGGRCEACQGEGMIKVEMHFLPDIYVPCDVCKGKRYNRETLDIHYKGKTIHEVLAMTVEDALEFFSPVPAIARRLQTLLDVGLSYIRLGQSATTLSGGEAQRVKLARELAKRDTGKTLYILDEPTTGLHFEDIRQLLTVLHRLRDHGNTIVVIEHNLDVIKTADWIIDLGPEGGSGGGQIIAEGTPEQIAKQSVSHTGHFLAPLLKRGNRAKKTA comes from the coding sequence ATGGACAGCATTCTGGTCAGGGGTGCACGCACCCACAACCTCAAGCAGATCGATGTGGAGCTGCCCCGCGACAAACTTATCGTCATTACCGGTCTTTCCGGCTCAGGTAAGTCGTCGCTGGCGTTCGATACGCTCTACGCTGAGGGGCAACGCCGCTATGTGGAGTCGCTTTCCACCTATGCGCGTCAGTTCCTTTCGATGATGGAAAAGCCCGATGTGGATCACATCGAAGGGCTTTCGCCTGCGATCTCTATTGAGCAGAAATCTACGTCCCACAACCCACGCTCTACCGTCGGCACGATTACCGAGATTTACGATTACCTGCGTCTACTGTTCGCTCGGGCAGGCACGCCACGTTGTCCAGAGCACGGCGAGGAACTGGAAGCACAGACCATTTCCCAAATGGTCGACCAAGTCATGAACCTGGCCGAAGGCACCAAATTAATGCTGCTTGCGCCAGTAGTGAAAGGTCGTAAAGGGGAGCACCTGCAACTGCTGGCAGAACTACGGGCCCAAGGCTTCGTTCGGGTGCAGATTGATGGTCAAGTGCTAGAACTTGACGATATTGCCCCGCTCGACAAGCGCAAGAAGCACGATATCAGCGTGGTGGTTGACCGTTTTAAAGTGCGCGATGATATTGCCCAGCGTCTGGCAGAATCGTTTGAAACCGCAATTAATCTCGCCGACGGCACGGCGATGATCCACTTTATGGATGGCGATCAGGAAGACCTCGCCTTTTCGGCACGCTTTGCCTGCCCGGTGTGTGGCTATTCGCTTTCTGAACTTGAGCCGCGGATGTTTTCGTTCAACAACCCGGCGGGAGCCTGCCCCACCTGTGATGGCTTAGGCGTTCAGCAATATTTTGACCCCGACAAGTTGATTAGCCACCCGGAACTATCGCTAGCAGAAGGCGTGATTAAGGGCTGGGATCGGCGCAATATTTATTACTTTACCCAACTCCAGGCGCTGGCTAAACATTATCAGTTTGAGCTTGAAACGCCATGGGTTGAGCTGGCCAGCCATGAGCGTGAGATTATTTTAAATGGCAGTGGCAGCGAACAGATTCCCTTTGTGTATGTGGGTGACCGCGGCCGCAAGGTAACGCGCGAGCACGCCTTTGAAGGCGTACTACCCAATATGCAGCGTCGCTATCGGGAAACCGAATCCAATATGGTGCGTGACGACCTGGCCAAGTATATCGCCGTGCAGCCCTGCGCCACCTGTGGCGGCTCGCGGCTGCGCAAAGAGTCACGCCATGTGTTTGTCGATGACCATAACATTGCCGATATTGTGCACTTACCTATTGGCGAAGCGTGGCGCTACTTTGCCGAACTTTCCCTACCGGGCCGCAAAGGCGAGATTGCCGATAAGATTGTTAACGAAATTCATGCCCGGCTAGAGTTTTTGGTTAACGTAGGGCTCGACTACCTGAACCTGGAGCGCAGTGCTGACACGCTCTCGGGGGGCGAAGCCCAGCGTATCCGTCTCGCCAGCCAAATTGGCGCGGGGCTGGTGGGCGTGATGTACATTCTGGACGAGCCCTCCATCGGCCTGCACCAGCGGGATAACGACCGTCTGTTGAAAACTCTGGAGCGCCTACGCGACCTGGGCAACACCGTGATCGTAGTCGAGCACGACGAAGACGCCATTCGCGCTGCGGATCATGTTCTGGATATCGGCCCTGGTGCAGGTGTCCATGGTGGCGAAATTGTCGCTCAGGGCACGCCTCAAGACGTCATGGACAACCCCAATTCGCTGACCGGCCAGTACTTATCAGGCACCCGAGAAATTGCCGTACCGCCCTACCGCATTCCCGGCAATCCGGAAAAGCAGCTGGTGGTGCGCGGCGCTACGGGCAATAACCTGCAAAACGTCACGCTCAGCCTGCCGCTGGGGCTGTTTATTGCCGTCACGGGGGTTTCCGGTTCGGGCAAGTCAACGCTGATCAACGGCACCCTGATGCCGATTGCGGCCCGTGAGCTTAACCGCGCCACTACCTTGACCCCGGCTCCCTATGAGAAGGTAGAGGGGCTTGATCAGCTCGATAAAGTGATCGATATTGACCAGAGTCCTATCGGTCGTACGCCGCGCTCAAACCCAGCCACCTATACCGGTATTTTCACCCCGATTCGTGAGCTGTTTGCGGGCACTCAGGAAGCGCGTTCGCGGGGCTACAAGCCAGGCCGGTTCAGCTTTAACGTTAAAGGCGGCCGCTGCGAAGCGTGCCAGGGCGAAGGCATGATCAAGGTAGAGATGCACTTCCTGCCGGATATTTATGTGCCCTGCGATGTGTGTAAAGGCAAACGCTATAACCGCGAAACGTTGGATATCCACTATAAAGGCAAAACGATCCACGAAGTGCTGGCCATGACGGTAGAGGACGCCTTGGAGTTCTTCAGCCCAGTGCCTGCTATCGCTCGCCGTTTGCAAACCCTATTGGATGTAGGTCTTTCCTATATCCGCCTAGGACAAAGTGCCACTACTCTTTCTGGCGGTGAAGCACAGCGTGTCAAACTGGCCCGTGAGCTAGCCAAGCGTGACACCGGAAAAACGCTCTATATATTGGATGAGCCCACCACTGGCCTGCATTTTGAGGATATCCGTCAGCTACTCACGGTACTCCACCGCTTGCGTGATCACGGCAATACCATTGTAGTGATCGAGCACAACCTGGATGTGATCAAAACGGCCGACTGGATTATTGATCTTGGCCCAGAAGGTGGCTCTGGCGGTGGACAAATTATTGCCGAAGGAACACCAGAACAGATTGCCAAGCAGAGCGTTTCCCATACAGGGCATTTCCTGGCACCGTTGTTAAAACGTGGTAATCGTGCCAAAAAAACCGCCTAG
- a CDS encoding MFS transporter — protein sequence MRKVSALLLATERRAISGLAGLYASRMLGLFMVLPVLALYADTLSGATPLLIGVALGVYGLTQATLQIPFGLLSDRIGRKRVIAMGLLIFAVGSVVAAMADSIGGVILGRALQGCGAVAAAIMALLADQTREQVRTAAMATIGLSIGVSFAIAMVLGPWLAAWAGLSGVFWFTALLTLVGLGVLWRWVPPAPRRLRHRDVGMDRQQFKSVITRPDLWRLDLSIFSLHLVLMAIFVAVPFRLLNAGVAIEYHGLAYLAIMALSFIAMVPLVIVAEKYQRMKLICLLAIGAIVISLGSLGLPFSQESWLFAWLFVFFTGFNLLEATLPSMLSKLAPAGAKGTAMGVYSTSQFLGAFLGGTLGGLLSNLWGLDAVFFGCAGLALLWWLAMWRMPSPPPLSSEVVALHDTQPDALKLLMEHLADVVGVEDVMVVPEERLMYLKVNRKELDQAALTRLLSPPKT from the coding sequence ATGCGCAAGGTTTCCGCACTGCTGCTGGCCACTGAACGCCGTGCAATCAGCGGCTTAGCCGGGCTTTATGCGTCTCGTATGCTGGGGTTGTTTATGGTGCTGCCGGTGTTGGCGCTTTACGCCGACACCTTAAGTGGTGCTACCCCCCTGTTAATTGGTGTCGCATTAGGTGTCTATGGGCTAACTCAGGCAACGCTACAGATCCCCTTTGGCCTGCTGTCAGACCGTATTGGTCGTAAGCGCGTTATTGCCATGGGCTTGCTGATTTTTGCCGTAGGAAGCGTGGTCGCGGCTATGGCAGACTCCATTGGCGGGGTTATTTTGGGTCGCGCGCTGCAGGGCTGTGGGGCCGTTGCTGCCGCGATTATGGCGCTACTGGCCGACCAAACCCGCGAGCAGGTGCGGACGGCGGCGATGGCCACGATTGGGCTCTCCATTGGCGTGTCGTTTGCTATTGCCATGGTTCTAGGCCCCTGGCTGGCGGCTTGGGCGGGCCTGTCGGGCGTTTTTTGGTTTACGGCGCTGTTAACGCTCGTCGGTTTAGGGGTGCTTTGGCGATGGGTGCCACCCGCACCACGCCGTTTGCGCCACCGCGATGTGGGGATGGATCGCCAGCAGTTTAAAAGTGTTATTACGCGCCCCGATTTATGGCGGCTAGATCTGTCGATTTTTTCGCTGCATCTGGTGTTAATGGCGATTTTTGTTGCTGTTCCTTTCCGTCTATTAAATGCAGGCGTCGCGATTGAGTATCACGGGCTGGCTTACCTAGCGATTATGGCGCTGTCATTTATTGCTATGGTGCCGCTGGTGATCGTGGCAGAGAAATACCAGCGCATGAAATTAATATGCCTGCTGGCAATCGGCGCCATTGTCATTAGCTTGGGCAGCTTGGGGCTGCCATTCTCCCAAGAGAGCTGGCTGTTCGCATGGCTATTTGTTTTTTTTACAGGATTTAACTTGCTCGAAGCCACGCTGCCATCAATGCTCAGTAAGTTGGCACCCGCGGGTGCTAAAGGCACCGCAATGGGGGTGTACTCTACCAGCCAGTTTTTGGGCGCTTTTTTAGGAGGCACGCTGGGTGGCTTGTTGTCGAATCTATGGGGGCTTGATGCGGTGTTCTTCGGCTGTGCAGGGCTAGCGCTGCTGTGGTGGCTGGCGATGTGGCGTATGCCGTCACCACCGCCTCTCTCCAGCGAAGTCGTGGCACTACACGATACGCAGCCTGATGCTTTAAAGCTGTTGATGGAACATCTCGCTGATGTCGTGGGCGTGGAAGATGTGATGGTGGTGCCGGAAGAGCGCTTGATGTACCTGAAAGTGAATCGCAAAGAACTCGATCAAGCAGCGCTGACGAGATTGTTATCACCACCTAAGACGTAA